The following are encoded together in the Brassica napus cultivar Da-Ae chromosome A9, Da-Ae, whole genome shotgun sequence genome:
- the LOC106422365 gene encoding putative F-box/kelch-repeat protein At4g11750, translated as MKNGQECSPQSPVNMITHLPDDLLLNCLARVSRLYYPILSLVSKKFRSLIASLELYQTRTLLGHSESCLYLHLGFSNDSKLDPRWFTLCKRPTRIPSPNPNPNLGWFTPCFGLRRILTKRLSNNLMVPVPTSNLSAVYWPYGAIGSNIYTIVEYEHGEFSTDRVFYLDCRSHTWHEAPFMWMIRSGPLIRVLDGKLYVLKGFPSNSIEIFDPKTQLWDYVRCPIAEILGTRSSLISFAIDGGFYLYGDKCMVYKPKENKWDVVEYETGLVWASFRLSCVINNVIYSSKLSRVLKWYDSEGRLWRDLKGLDKLPKLPKSFSRLRLVNYGGKIAVLWEKSGGVSSREKKMIWCAVIAVERRSGQEIYGKIEWCEVVLTVPKSCCLLEFFAVTV; from the coding sequence ATGAAGAACGGCCAAGAATGTTCACCGCAATCACCGGTCAATATGATCACACATCTTCCTGACGATTTACTGTTGAATTGCTTAGCTCGAGTTTCAAGATTGTATTACCCGATCCTCTCCTTAGTTTCCAAGAAATTTCGCTCTCTCATTGCATCGCTTGAGCTTTACCAGACCCGAACACTCTTAGGCCACAGCGAGAGTTGTCTTTATCTGCACTTAGGTTTCAGTAACGATTCTAAGTTAGACCCACGTTGGTTCACTCTATGCAAAAGACCAACTCGAATCCCTAgccctaaccctaaccctaacttAGGATGGTTCACTCCATGTTTTGGACTACGTAGAATCCTGACGAAGAGGTTGAGCAACAATCTTATGGTCCCAGTCCCAACTAGTAATTTGTCTGCTGTGTATTGGCCATATGGTGCAATTGGTTCTAATATCTACACCATTGTCGAATACGAACATGGTGAATTCTCGACTGATAGGGTATTTTACTTGGACTGTCGGTCTCACACCTGGCACGAAGCTCCATTCATGTGGATGATCAGAAGCGGCCCACTCATTCGTGTTCTGGATGGTAAACTGTATGTACTGAAAGGTTTTCCCTCGAATTCGATTGAGATTTTCGATCCAAAAACCCAATTATGGGATTATGTGAGATGCCCTATAGCAGAGATACTAGGCACGAGGTCTAGTTTAATCAGCTTCGCCATAGACGGGGGGTTTTACCTGTATGGGGATAAATGTATGGTTTACAAGCCCAAGGAAAATAAATGGGATGTCGTAGAGTACGAGACTGGTTTGGTTTGGGCTAGCTTTAGACTTTCTTGTGTGATAAACAACGTAATCTACAGTTCTAAACTATCCAGAGTGCTTAAATGGTACGACTCCGAGGGGAGATTGTGGAGAGATTTGAAGGGTTTGGATAAACTTCCTAAACTACCAAAGAGTTTTAGTCGTCTCAGGTTGGTAAACTATGGTGGAAAGATTGCGGTTTTGTGGGAGAAGAGTGGTGGTGTTTCCTCTAGGGAGAAGAAGATGATTTGGTGTGCTGTGATTGCGGTTGAAAGGCGCAGCGGACAAGAGATTTATGGGAAGATTGAGTGGTGTGAAGTTGTGCTTACCGTCCCCAAGTCATGTTGTTTATTGGAGTTTTTTGCTGTTACGGTCTGA